In Nitrososphaerota archaeon, a single window of DNA contains:
- a CDS encoding EVE domain-containing protein, whose amino-acid sequence MEIDEYIKEYDQSLKKSLNRLFRVIKLMNTSLSVILNLVGELDDSPGSNTPRERFRKFLKENVGQLGILRDYIEECLRHPEDQYNRAFQDLVNHLGEFLGFKVEFGRYRGVQGEIGFDGLWKSPSGLSIVVEVKKTEAYAIKTSTLLGYINELVSAKKIADPDHVLGLYVIGRADPETSQLEKTIIADRKTHILRVVSVESLLLLAELMRDYNISHNDILTIIKPSGPSIDPIAEMIASLVAEEKARETEEGKPEVQEEIVEERQYWITPVRGDDVQTAEECIKTLVADSGIYAFGERTPGRKYIKPGDYICFYACGKGVVAHAEVASHPENKPHPKLRHPEKYSWTFRLKNVKVYLDNPIAITASLRSKLKAFSAHDPQAPWAWFVQATRRISKEDFMLLTGQQD is encoded by the coding sequence ATGGAAATTGATGAATACATTAAGGAATATGATCAATCTTTGAAAAAAAGTTTAAATAGACTGTTTAGAGTAATAAAATTGATGAATACATCTTTAAGTGTTATTCTGAACCTTGTGGGAGAACTGGATGATTCTCCTGGATCCAATACGCCGAGAGAGAGATTTCGAAAGTTTCTCAAGGAAAACGTTGGGCAGCTGGGTATTCTTAGGGACTATATTGAAGAATGTTTGAGACACCCGGAAGATCAATACAACCGTGCATTTCAAGACCTAGTGAATCATCTAGGAGAATTCTTAGGATTTAAGGTGGAATTCGGAAGGTATCGGGGCGTACAGGGAGAAATAGGGTTCGACGGCCTTTGGAAGTCTCCCAGCGGACTCAGCATAGTTGTAGAGGTTAAGAAAACCGAAGCCTACGCGATTAAGACTTCTACACTGCTAGGGTATATTAATGAACTTGTCTCGGCAAAGAAAATTGCTGATCCTGACCACGTTCTGGGTCTTTACGTAATAGGCAGAGCCGACCCGGAAACCTCTCAGCTGGAAAAAACAATCATAGCCGATAGGAAGACGCATATTTTGCGGGTTGTAAGCGTTGAATCGCTTCTCTTGCTCGCCGAGTTGATGAGGGATTACAATATTAGTCATAATGATATTCTGACGATAATTAAGCCTTCCGGGCCCTCGATCGATCCGATTGCTGAGATGATTGCAAGTCTTGTGGCTGAAGAGAAGGCTAGGGAAACAGAGGAGGGGAAACCGGAGGTGCAGGAAGAAATTGTTGAAGAAAGGCAATACTGGATAACCCCTGTTAGAGGAGATGACGTTCAGACTGCAGAAGAATGTATTAAAACATTAGTTGCGGATAGCGGAATATATGCCTTCGGCGAACGAACACCGGGAAGAAAATATATAAAGCCTGGCGATTATATTTGCTTCTACGCCTGTGGAAAAGGGGTTGTGGCTCACGCTGAGGTTGCCTCTCACCCAGAGAATAAGCCCCACCCTAAACTGAGACATCCTGAAAAATACTCTTGGACATTTCGGCTGAAGAATGTTAAAGTATACTTGGACAACCCGATTGCAATCACCGCGTCACTAAGGTCGAAGCTTAAGGCATTTTCTGCTCACGATCCTCAAGCGCCCTGGGCCTGGTTTGTTCAGGCGACAAGACGTATCTCCAAGGAGGATTTCATGCTTCTAACAGGTCAACAAGATTGA